A genome region from Syntrophaceae bacterium includes the following:
- a CDS encoding thiolase family protein — translation MKDIVIVSACRTAIGSFGGTLRDVHAYKIAAAAMREAVRRAGIDPALINDVRFGNCIEPYNALNVARVAALEAGIPETSTAVTINRVCISGMEAVISGMAMIQAGLVDVVLGGGVEHMSGVAYAVQAARWGCRLQNTSFDDMLIEALYCGSRLQPGPEKGPVKEGPVIEALKGKPYIMGQTAELLAQKYNISREEMDAVALRSHNNVERATKEGDFKEEIVPIEIPQKKGKPPVVFDKDEHFMPGLTMERLAALPPAFLPKIGKVTAGNSSGINDGAAAMVIMTAEKAKELGCKPIARIKAVGYGGCHPSIMGIGPAPAVRDLMKRSGLKLADFELIELNEAFAAQYVAVEKELGLNREITNVNGSGCGLGHPVGATGCRIMVTLIHAMKKRGKTLGLASLCGGGGVSMATALEMI, via the coding sequence ATGAAAGACATCGTCATCGTATCGGCCTGCCGGACGGCCATCGGGTCCTTCGGCGGCACGCTCAGGGACGTTCACGCCTACAAGATCGCCGCCGCTGCGATGAGGGAGGCGGTCCGGCGGGCGGGCATCGACCCCGCTCTCATCAACGACGTGCGGTTCGGCAACTGCATCGAACCCTACAACGCGCTCAACGTGGCCCGCGTGGCGGCCCTCGAAGCGGGCATCCCCGAGACCTCGACGGCGGTCACCATCAACCGTGTCTGCATCTCCGGCATGGAGGCCGTCATCTCCGGCATGGCCATGATCCAGGCGGGCCTCGTCGATGTGGTCCTCGGCGGCGGCGTCGAGCACATGTCGGGGGTGGCCTACGCGGTGCAGGCCGCGCGCTGGGGCTGCCGCCTCCAGAACACGAGCTTCGACGACATGCTGATCGAGGCCCTCTACTGCGGCTCGCGCCTGCAGCCGGGGCCTGAGAAAGGCCCCGTGAAGGAAGGCCCTGTGATCGAGGCGCTGAAAGGCAAGCCCTACATCATGGGGCAGACGGCGGAACTGCTCGCCCAGAAGTACAACATCTCCCGCGAGGAGATGGACGCCGTGGCCCTGCGCAGCCACAACAACGTGGAGCGGGCCACGAAGGAGGGCGACTTCAAGGAGGAGATCGTCCCCATCGAGATCCCGCAGAAGAAGGGCAAGCCGCCCGTCGTCTTCGACAAGGACGAGCACTTCATGCCCGGTCTGACCATGGAGAGGCTCGCGGCCCTGCCCCCGGCCTTCCTGCCCAAGATCGGCAAGGTCACGGCCGGAAACTCCTCGGGCATCAACGACGGCGCAGCGGCCATGGTCATCATGACGGCCGAGAAGGCCAAGGAGCTCGGCTGCAAGCCCATCGCGAGGATCAAGGCCGTGGGGTACGGCGGCTGCCACCCCTCCATCATGGGAATCGGGCCGGCCCCCGCCGTGCGCGATCTCATGAAGCGCTCGGGCCTGAAGCTCGCCGACTTCGAGCTCATCGAGCTCAACGAGGCCTTCGCCGCGCAGTACGTCGCCGTCGAGAAGGAGCTCGGCCTCAACCGGGAGATCACCAACGTCAACGGCTCGGGCTGCGGGCTCGGGCACCCGGTGGGGGCGACGGGCTGCCGCATCATGGTGACGCTCATCCACGCCATGAAGAAGCGGGGCAAGACGCTCGGCCTCGCGTCCCTGTGCGGCGGGGGAGGCGTGTCCATGGCCACGGCCCTGGAGATGATCTGA
- a CDS encoding butyryl-CoA:acetate CoA-transferase: MSLMDQYKKKLVTAEQAARVVKSGDWVEYGSFLGMVRACDKALAARKGELKDVKVRSCVTAYAPEVVLADPKGETFTWVSWHFSGADRKFADKGVPVYYTPVKYCEVPRYCREEIDDLDVFMLQVTPMDKNGFFNFGPQCSHSKALCDRAKTVIVEVNKNQPRCLGGYEEGIHISEVDYIVEGENPPLTQIPSPPPSEVDKKVAWYILEEMRDGSCIQLGIGGMPNAVGMMIAESDLKDLGCHTEMLVDAYVHMFNAGKLTGRKKQIDPGKMVYTFALGTQILYDFINDNPWCATYPVNYTNKPSIVALNDNVVTINNAIEVDLYGQVCSESSGFRQITGTGGQLDFVLAGYESKGGKSIVCLPSSYKDKEGKIRSRIVPYLPPGGIVTVSRTINHIVVTEFGKVNMKGKNTWQRAEGLINIAHPDTRDELIKAAEAQGIWRNSNKRG, translated from the coding sequence ATGAGTTTGATGGACCAGTACAAGAAGAAACTCGTCACCGCTGAGCAGGCCGCCCGCGTCGTCAAGTCCGGCGACTGGGTGGAGTACGGGTCCTTCCTGGGGATGGTCCGGGCCTGCGACAAGGCCCTGGCCGCCCGCAAGGGAGAGCTGAAGGACGTCAAGGTCCGCAGCTGCGTCACGGCCTACGCGCCGGAGGTGGTCCTCGCCGACCCCAAGGGCGAGACCTTCACCTGGGTCAGCTGGCACTTCTCGGGTGCCGACCGCAAGTTCGCCGACAAGGGCGTCCCCGTCTACTACACGCCCGTCAAGTACTGCGAGGTCCCGCGGTACTGCCGCGAGGAGATCGACGACCTGGACGTCTTCATGCTCCAGGTCACCCCCATGGACAAGAACGGCTTCTTCAACTTCGGGCCCCAGTGCTCGCACTCCAAGGCCCTGTGCGACCGGGCCAAGACGGTCATCGTGGAGGTCAACAAGAACCAGCCCCGCTGCCTCGGCGGCTACGAGGAGGGCATCCACATCAGCGAGGTGGACTACATCGTCGAGGGCGAGAACCCGCCGCTGACGCAAATCCCCTCACCGCCCCCCTCGGAGGTGGACAAGAAGGTGGCCTGGTACATCCTCGAGGAAATGAGGGACGGCTCCTGCATCCAGCTCGGCATCGGCGGCATGCCCAACGCCGTGGGCATGATGATCGCCGAGTCGGACCTCAAGGACCTGGGCTGCCACACGGAGATGCTCGTCGACGCCTACGTCCACATGTTCAACGCGGGAAAGCTCACGGGCAGAAAGAAGCAGATCGACCCCGGCAAGATGGTCTACACCTTCGCCCTGGGGACGCAGATCCTCTACGATTTCATCAACGACAACCCCTGGTGCGCCACCTACCCGGTGAACTACACCAACAAGCCCTCCATCGTCGCCCTCAACGACAACGTCGTGACGATCAACAACGCCATCGAGGTGGACCTCTACGGGCAGGTCTGCTCCGAGTCCTCGGGCTTCCGGCAGATCACGGGCACGGGCGGCCAGCTGGACTTCGTGCTGGCGGGATACGAGTCCAAGGGCGGCAAGTCCATCGTCTGCCTGCCCTCGAGCTACAAGGACAAGGAGGGCAAGATCCGATCGCGGATCGTCCCCTACCTGCCCCCGGGCGGCATCGTCACCGTCTCGAGGACGATCAACCACATCGTCGTCACCGAGTTCGGCAAGGTCAACATGAAGGGCAAGAACACCTGGCAGCGCGCCGAGGGGCTCATCAACATCGCCCACCCCGACACGCGCGACGAGCTGATCAAGGCCGCCGAGGCCCAGGGCATCTGGCGCAACAGCAACAAGCGCGGCTAA